In the Acidobacteriota bacterium genome, TCTTCGTGACGAAAAACGAACTTCGAGTGTCACGAGAGCAAGCGGATCACTACCACCTTTGTCGTGTCTTCGAGTTCTCTCGGACGCCTCGGTTCTATCGGCTGAGTGGCGCGCTGGACGTTGTGTGTCGGCTGGACGCGGAGTTGTTCAAGGCGTGGGTGGGGTAGCCTTGATGGGCGAAACCTCGAGCAGCAGCCACTCCCGGTTCATCACCCGGTCGTCGTCCTAACTCTTTCCGGCCCGCCGGGTTCGGAAGGCTCGGCCGGCAAAGAGGTGATGGGACGTGTCATCAAACCCCATCACCCCTCGAAGGGCCCTTGCCGCCTGAGTCGGTTTGCCTTTCGCTGGTGCCGTCACGTGAGGAACCCTCCACTTCGGCCTTGGGCGTCCTTTCCTATTCTTGAGTTCCGGGTTGCGGACGAACGCAGT is a window encoding:
- a CDS encoding DUF3883 domain-containing protein, with translation MTKNELRVSREQADHYHLCRVFEFSRTPRFYRLSGALDVVCRLDAELFKAWVG